ATCTTTTTCTTTTAATTCTCCATTCTTTCCAGGAGATACTACTGAAATTACATTAAATCCTAAATTTTTCTCTTTAGAAAGTTCTACTGTATGTGGCATAGTAGCAAGACATACATGACACCATGAAGCCCACATTTTAATGTATGTTTTTCCTTTATAATCACTAATTTTTTTAACTTGTCCTGACTGATT
The sequence above is a segment of the Streptobacillus ratti genome. Coding sequences within it:
- a CDS encoding TlpA disulfide reductase family protein; this translates as MKRILAIFLLMLSTLSFSGSLDDISFKNQSGQVKKISDYKGKTYIKMWASWCHVCLATMPHTVELSKEKNLGFNVISVVSPGKNGELKEKD